GTCCGGGCTACAAATTTCCACATAAAGAAAAAGAAAGACTCAAAAAAGAAATTGAGAGTGTTTTGTAATTAATTTTTTTTTAATTCAATGCAAAAGGGGGGCATTTTGAAATTATTTTCAGAGTGTCCCTTTTTAATTTTTAATTATTTACAGATTAATCGACCAATCCATTTTCAACTGCATATTTTACCAGTCCGGCAGTATTTTTAGCATTTAATTTAGATAATAAGTTACGCCTGTGTGTATTAACCGTATTTAAACTTATAAAAGTTTTCTCTGCAATTTCAGCCGTATTGTATTCATGTGCAATTAAAATCAATATTTCTTTTTCGCGTGAACTCAATTCGACCAGGTTTGAAATTTGTTTTTCTATTTTTTGACTGTTATTGCGGTGCTGCTCTTCTACTTCTTTAGAAAAATAATTTTGGCCGGCAGCTACATTATAGATTGCTTTCAATAATTCAGACTTTTCTGCATTCTTAAGTAAATAACCATTTACACCAATTCTGATTAATCTAGAAATTATTTTGGCATTGCTATGTGTACTAACGATTATAATTTTAATAAAGGGATATTCTTTTTTTAAAATTTTGCTTAATTCAATTCCGTCCATTTCCGGCATACTGATATCAAGTATTACCATATCTGCGCTTTGAATTTTTAAAATATTCAAAACCTCAATACCATTCACTGCTTTGCCTATTATTTTAATTCCGGATTCATGTTCAATCAGGGATACAATTCCTTGTAAAAACATAGTGTGGTCATCAGCAATAATGAGTTTTAATTTTTCCATTGATATTATAGCTTGGGGTTATAATTTAGTCAGGTTATCGAGTTGTTTTTTTACATGAATTTCTTTTTTTGCTTCATTTTCTGTGTGAGTTGATGAAATAGGAATTTCAATATTAGCTATGGTGCCTCTTTTAACTTTTGAATCCATTATAAAAGTACCATTTAATTGGATTATTCGGTTTTCTAAATTCAGAATGCCAATTCCGGGTTTATAATTCTCCGGATTAAACCCAATACCGTTATCTTCAAATAAAATATTAAGTGTATTTTCGACAAGATTAAGCTGTAAATCTATCTTTGAGGCTTTTGCATGCTTAATTGTATTGGTCAAAAGTTCCTGTATTATTTTAAAAATTTCGATCTGTATTTCTTCATGTAAGGCGTCTATTTCCTTCTTAGGATATACTGTGAAATCGGTTTTAATAGTACTGGCTTCACCAATATTTTTAAAATAAGATTCTAAAACTTCACAAAATTTATGATGTGTAAATTTTTTCGGAATCAATGTATGCGATAAATTTCGAACATGATCATATGTTTCATCTAATAAGGCAGTAAGATTTTTTATTTTTGGCGAACTGGAAATTACTAGATGATTTAATTGAAGTTTTATTGCGGCTAAATTTCCACCAATACTGTCGTGCAATTCCTGAGAAATCCGTTGCCTTTCTTTGTCCTGACCGCTTATGGAGGCCTTAATTAATTTTAATTCCTGATCTTTTAGAATATTATTTATATTCTGAGTACTTATTTCAGCTTGTTGGGTATTTAATAAACGCTGCGTTTTAAGTCGTTTGTAATATTGAAGTAATAACCCAATGATAGGAATTAACACAATCAGAAAACCAAAAATAGTCAATAGCCTGGTTTCTTTTTCCTGCTTTATTTGTAATGATTTTAATTGTTGATCTTTTTTTAGTAAAGATATTTCGCTTAGTTTCTTTTGAGACGAATTCTGAAAAAACAATATTGTATTTTCGGTTATTTTTTGAGAAATTTCTTCCTGAAGGTTCATGTTCTCAATAGCTTCCTGCTGTTTTTCGAGTTTGAGCTTTTTAGTAGTGTTGTCAAATTGTAAAAGCCTGATTTCTTTTTCTCTTTGCGCAGTTTTGTATTTGATTTCCAGTTCATTGATTTCTTTGGTCTTCTGGATTTTATTTACAGAATCTTTTACTTTAGTAGATTTTGTCAGGTATTCAAAAGCACTTTTGTAGTCTTGTTCTAAAACTGCAATTTTTTTAAGCTCGTCATAAAAATTAACCTGATTGTCTAAATAACCAAAATCTATGGACTTTTGAAGTGCGTCATGAAAAATTAGTTTTGCCTCCTTGTAGTTTTTTAAATCAATATAGGTATCGCCGATATTGCCACGGGCAACTAAGCCAATCTGGTTCAGTTCATTTTTATCAGCAATGGAAATTACTTCATGGTACATTTTTAATGCATCAGTCGTTTTTTGCTGTAATTGATAATTCGTTCCAATACTGAGCGCTATCACTGCTTTTGCCTGCTGATTGCTGGTCTTTTCGCTGAGTTGTTTTCCTAGATTGTAATAATAATTACCCTTGTCATAATCCTTTGAATCTGAATATATATCCCCCAGATTAATATAACTTCCTAAGCGTATCTCATCATCTTTTTTATATTCTAAGCATTCTTTATAGGACTTCAAAGCATTGGTGTTATCTCCTAAAGCCTTGTAAATACTGGCTAACCCATGCAGGTGTGTATAATATAAATTGTTTTCTTTATATTTTTGGGATGTCTGAAGACCTTTCAGGTGCCATTTCTTGCTTACCTCAAATAAGCCTTTCTTTTTATAATTCTGCCCCATTAAATTATATCCCAGGGAAAGAAGTCTGTTCTTTAGCGAGTCGCTGCCAATTTTTGTGTGGAATTTTAATGCCTGATTTGTATAATAAATAGATGAATCTAATAGGGCTCTTTTATTATAATAGTAAGCTTGTAATAAAATAAGACTGGCTATATTAGATGGATATTTAGCTTTTTCTAAAAGAATCTTAGCGTTTTTAAGTGCTTTTTTTTCCTCTCCGCTATTATATAAATTGTAAGAAGCATTAACAGCTTTTTTTTCTTCAGCTTCAGGTGATTTTTTTAGATTCGAAAAAGATTTTTTATTATTTCCGTCAATTTGTGCACACAAACAGAATGGCAGCATAACAAAAATAAATAAAAAATGACATTTGAAACTGGTTATCATGCGATGAGGTTACGTAATAAAAAACTTATATTGTTGTTTTTCTGTTTATTAGGATTTAAAATTCATTATTTTTAAGGAGCTAAATTTAACACAAATGGATTTAAATCATCCTATTTTATGTAAAAAAATACGCCGAATTAGTTAAATAAAATCAGTGATCAATGTTGGTATTTAAGTAGTTTAATAGAACCAAAAAAAATTAAAATTATAGTAATTTTGTGATGAATTTTATAATATTAAAAATTAGAATGATATTAATTTTACTGTAATCAAAACATATACTTATCATGAAAAAACATTTATTTATAGCGACTTTTGTAATACTTTTAGTTTACTCATGTGCAACAAATCCTATTACTGGAAAAAAAGATTTAAACTTTGTTTCTAATAGTGAACTATTCCCATCTTCTTTCCAGCAGTATGATACTTTTCTTAAGGAGAATAAAGTAATTTCAGGAACAGCTGATGCAAAAAGAGTTGAAACTGTTGGTTATAAAATCAAAGCGGCAGCTGAAAAATATTTGACTTACTTAGGCCAGTCACAATATCTTAAAGATTACAGATGGGAGTATAAGCTGGTAGAAAATAAAGAGGTAAATGCTTGGTGTTTACCAGGAGGCAAAATTGTAGTTTATTCAGGTATTTTGCCAATTACACAAAATGAATCTGGGTTGGCTACCGTTATGGGGCATGAAGTTTCTCATGCTTTAGCAAATCACGGTGCACAAAGAATGAGTGCTGCACAATTACAGCAATTGGGAGCAGTAGGAGTAGCGGTTGCTACAGGAAGTCAAAGTGCAGAAAATCAGGCCATGTGGCAAAAATATTATGGATTAGGTTCAGAAGTAGGAGTGATGCTCCCTTTCAGCAGAAGTAATGAAAGTGAAGCAGACAAAATTGGATTAACTCTTATGGCAATAGCAGGTTACAATCCAGATGACTCTATAGCATTTTGGACCAGGATGTCTGCTAAATCCGGAGGTTCAGGAACTCCTGAATTTTT
The Flavobacterium flavigenum genome window above contains:
- a CDS encoding response regulator gives rise to the protein MEKLKLIIADDHTMFLQGIVSLIEHESGIKIIGKAVNGIEVLNILKIQSADMVILDISMPEMDGIELSKILKKEYPFIKIIIVSTHSNAKIISRLIRIGVNGYLLKNAEKSELLKAIYNVAAGQNYFSKEVEEQHRNNSQKIEKQISNLVELSSREKEILILIAHEYNTAEIAEKTFISLNTVNTHRRNLLSKLNAKNTAGLVKYAVENGLVD
- a CDS encoding sensor histidine kinase, with translation MLPFCLCAQIDGNNKKSFSNLKKSPEAEEKKAVNASYNLYNSGEEKKALKNAKILLEKAKYPSNIASLILLQAYYYNKRALLDSSIYYTNQALKFHTKIGSDSLKNRLLSLGYNLMGQNYKKKGLFEVSKKWHLKGLQTSQKYKENNLYYTHLHGLASIYKALGDNTNALKSYKECLEYKKDDEIRLGSYINLGDIYSDSKDYDKGNYYYNLGKQLSEKTSNQQAKAVIALSIGTNYQLQQKTTDALKMYHEVISIADKNELNQIGLVARGNIGDTYIDLKNYKEAKLIFHDALQKSIDFGYLDNQVNFYDELKKIAVLEQDYKSAFEYLTKSTKVKDSVNKIQKTKEINELEIKYKTAQREKEIRLLQFDNTTKKLKLEKQQEAIENMNLQEEISQKITENTILFFQNSSQKKLSEISLLKKDQQLKSLQIKQEKETRLLTIFGFLIVLIPIIGLLLQYYKRLKTQRLLNTQQAEISTQNINNILKDQELKLIKASISGQDKERQRISQELHDSIGGNLAAIKLQLNHLVISSSPKIKNLTALLDETYDHVRNLSHTLIPKKFTHHKFCEVLESYFKNIGEASTIKTDFTVYPKKEIDALHEEIQIEIFKIIQELLTNTIKHAKASKIDLQLNLVENTLNILFEDNGIGFNPENYKPGIGILNLENRIIQLNGTFIMDSKVKRGTIANIEIPISSTHTENEAKKEIHVKKQLDNLTKL
- a CDS encoding M48 family metallopeptidase, encoding MKKHLFIATFVILLVYSCATNPITGKKDLNFVSNSELFPSSFQQYDTFLKENKVISGTADAKRVETVGYKIKAAAEKYLTYLGQSQYLKDYRWEYKLVENKEVNAWCLPGGKIVVYSGILPITQNESGLATVMGHEVSHALANHGAQRMSAAQLQQLGAVGVAVATGSQSAENQAMWQKYYGLGSEVGVMLPFSRSNESEADKIGLTLMAIAGYNPDDSIAFWTRMSAKSGGSGTPEFLSTHPSDATRIANLKSLIPQARETAAKVGIIRI